The following are from one region of the Polyangiaceae bacterium genome:
- a CDS encoding tryptophan synthase subunit alpha: protein MTAERLRHCFSTRAGKTRLVVYLTIGDPSVEDSLACARAALEAGADVLELGVPFSDPTADGPVIAAASHRAIEHGGSLRRALDVARGLRQQSAAPLVLFSYLNPIVAFGEEELPAAAAAAGVDGLLVVDLPPEEGALLRGAARAAELAMIPLVAPTTSPERLPLVVDGADGFVYYVSLTGVTGSAKAPLSEAAKVAAKLERDIGVPVAVGFGIDSPERARAVADAGVSGVVVGTAVVRAIAGAKDTAGRVAAVRELVAALRSGLDS from the coding sequence ATGACGGCGGAGCGCCTTCGGCACTGCTTCTCGACGCGGGCGGGCAAGACCCGCCTGGTCGTGTATCTCACCATCGGGGATCCTTCCGTGGAGGACTCCCTGGCTTGCGCTCGCGCCGCGCTGGAAGCGGGCGCGGACGTGCTCGAGCTCGGCGTGCCGTTCTCGGATCCCACGGCGGACGGGCCGGTGATCGCCGCGGCCAGTCACCGCGCCATCGAGCACGGCGGCTCCTTGCGCCGCGCCCTGGACGTGGCCCGCGGCCTGCGCCAGCAGAGCGCCGCGCCGCTGGTGCTGTTCAGCTACTTGAATCCGATCGTGGCTTTCGGCGAGGAAGAGCTGCCCGCCGCTGCCGCCGCTGCCGGCGTGGACGGCCTGCTGGTGGTGGATCTGCCGCCGGAAGAAGGCGCGCTGCTTCGTGGTGCCGCGCGCGCTGCGGAGCTCGCGATGATCCCCCTCGTGGCTCCGACCACGTCCCCCGAGCGGCTGCCGCTGGTGGTGGATGGCGCCGACGGCTTCGTCTACTACGTGTCCCTCACCGGCGTAACGGGCTCCGCCAAGGCGCCCCTCAGCGAAGCCGCGAAGGTCGCCGCGAAGCTCGAGCGCGACATCGGCGTGCCCGTGGCCGTCGGCTTCGGCATCGACTCGCCGGAGCGCGCCCGCGCCGTCGCCGACGCCGGCGTCAGCGGCGTGGTGGTGGGCACCGCCGTGGTGCGCGCCATCGCCGGCGCCAAAGACACCGCGGGTCGCGTGGCTGCCGTCCGCGAGCTGGTGGCCGCCCTGCGCTCCGGCCTCGACAGCTGA
- the trpB gene encoding tryptophan synthase subunit beta, protein MTQSTAPEPFRAGYFGEFGGRFVAETLVVALAELERALEDIVLAEPFQSEWRDMLRSYVGRPTPVTRAERLRRALDPKGDTIAALWLKREDLCHTGAHKINNALGQVLLAKKLGKTRIIAETGAGQHGVATATAAAVLDIPCEVYMGAVDVERQAPNVARMQLLGAKVTPVHSGSRTLKDAMNEALRDWVTNVSTTHYCVGSAAGPHPYPTLVAELQRVIGDEAKAQLHDHTGALPDAVVACVGGGSNAIGMFRAFMPEPVALWGVEAAGEGVSTGKHAATLTAGRVGVLHGSRTLVLSDDDGQILEAHSVSAGLDYPGVGPEHAALARSGRASYLAATDEEALDAVVRVARQEGILIALETAHAFARLSDIAQRERERLGRPVTLAVCLSGRGDKDLSTLLERRS, encoded by the coding sequence ATGACTCAGAGCACTGCGCCCGAGCCGTTCCGCGCCGGCTACTTCGGAGAGTTCGGCGGCCGCTTCGTCGCGGAGACGCTGGTGGTCGCCCTCGCCGAGCTGGAGCGAGCGCTGGAGGACATCGTGCTCGCGGAGCCATTCCAGAGCGAGTGGCGGGACATGCTCCGGAGCTACGTCGGGCGCCCGACCCCCGTGACGCGCGCCGAGCGCTTGCGCCGAGCGCTGGATCCGAAGGGCGACACCATCGCTGCGCTGTGGCTCAAGCGCGAGGACCTGTGTCACACCGGCGCGCACAAGATCAACAACGCCCTGGGTCAGGTGCTGCTCGCCAAGAAGCTCGGCAAGACGCGAATCATCGCCGAGACGGGCGCAGGGCAGCATGGCGTGGCGACGGCAACGGCGGCCGCGGTGCTCGACATTCCCTGCGAGGTGTACATGGGCGCGGTGGACGTGGAGCGGCAAGCGCCCAACGTCGCCCGCATGCAGCTCTTGGGGGCCAAGGTCACTCCCGTGCACAGCGGGTCCCGCACGCTGAAGGACGCAATGAACGAAGCCCTGCGCGATTGGGTCACGAACGTGAGCACCACGCACTACTGCGTGGGCTCCGCCGCGGGCCCGCACCCGTACCCCACGCTGGTGGCGGAGCTCCAGCGCGTGATCGGTGACGAAGCCAAGGCGCAGCTCCACGATCACACCGGCGCGCTGCCGGATGCCGTGGTCGCCTGCGTGGGCGGCGGCTCCAACGCCATCGGCATGTTCCGCGCGTTCATGCCGGAGCCCGTGGCGCTGTGGGGCGTGGAAGCCGCGGGAGAGGGCGTGAGCACGGGCAAGCACGCGGCCACGCTCACCGCCGGGCGCGTCGGCGTGCTGCACGGCTCCCGCACCTTGGTGCTGTCCGACGACGACGGTCAGATCTTGGAAGCGCACTCCGTAAGCGCCGGCCTCGACTACCCCGGCGTCGGCCCGGAGCACGCCGCGCTGGCGCGCTCCGGTCGGGCCAGCTACCTGGCGGCGACGGACGAAGAAGCGCTCGACGCCGTGGTGCGGGTGGCGCGCCAAGAAGGCATTTTGATCGCGCTGGAGACGGCCCATGCCTTTGCGCGGCTCTCGGACATCGCCCAGCGGGAACGCGAGCGTCTCGGTCGCCCCGTCACCCTCGCGGTGTGCCTCTCGGGCCGGGGTGACAAGGACCTTTCCACCCTCCTCGAGCGACGGTCATGA
- a CDS encoding phosphoribosylanthranilate isomerase, with the protein MTWVKICGVTSVEDAVLARDLGADAIGLNFVVGSPRKLAEEDARRIVGAVGTSLEIVGVVADMTDAGALRQRVGFATLQLHGGEAESAVAALLPGAYKAVRVGGAADVEQARRMPGDRVLVDARVAGVLGGSGVRLELALVRELCRERSVIVAGGLTPENVAEVIAEVSPWGVDVASGVESAPGKKDAARVAAFVRASKGAA; encoded by the coding sequence GTGACCTGGGTCAAGATCTGCGGCGTCACGTCGGTGGAGGATGCCGTCCTCGCGCGGGATCTGGGAGCTGATGCCATCGGTTTGAATTTTGTTGTCGGGTCGCCGCGGAAGCTCGCGGAAGAGGACGCGCGGCGCATCGTCGGCGCCGTGGGCACGTCGCTCGAAATCGTCGGCGTGGTGGCGGACATGACCGACGCTGGCGCGCTGCGGCAGCGCGTCGGTTTCGCCACCCTGCAGCTCCACGGCGGCGAGGCGGAAAGCGCGGTCGCGGCGCTGCTCCCCGGCGCCTACAAGGCCGTGCGCGTCGGAGGCGCCGCGGACGTGGAGCAGGCGCGACGCATGCCGGGGGACCGCGTGTTGGTGGACGCGCGGGTGGCCGGAGTGCTCGGGGGCAGCGGCGTTCGTCTCGAGCTCGCGTTGGTGCGCGAGCTGTGCCGTGAGCGTTCGGTGATCGTCGCCGGCGGGCTCACGCCGGAGAACGTCGCCGAGGTGATCGCGGAAGTTTCTCCCTGGGGCGTGGACGTGGCCAGCGGCGTGGAGAGCGCGCCCGGGAAGAAGGACGCAGCGCGGGTCGCGGCGTTCGTGCGCGCCAGCAAGGGGGCGGCGTGA
- a CDS encoding response regulator yields the protein MAEYSCLIVEDSPMMRQLLVFALARVKNLRVTEADDGVDGLRKLASARYDIIVTDINMPIMDGLKLVKRVRSDPVHKDTPIVIITTEGSQEDRQRALQLGANAYITKPIQAPQVIATVKELLKIE from the coding sequence ATGGCCGAATACTCCTGCTTGATAGTCGAAGACTCGCCGATGATGCGGCAGCTCTTGGTCTTCGCCCTGGCCCGCGTGAAGAACCTGCGCGTGACCGAGGCGGACGACGGCGTGGATGGTCTGCGCAAGCTCGCCTCCGCTCGCTACGACATCATCGTCACCGACATCAACATGCCCATCATGGATGGGTTGAAGCTCGTCAAGCGCGTGCGCAGCGATCCGGTGCACAAGGACACTCCCATCGTCATCATCACGACGGAGGGCTCGCAGGAAGATCGCCAGCGTGCCCTGCAGCTCGGGGCGAACGCCTACATCACCAAGCCGATCCAGGCTCCGCAGGTCATCGCCACCGTCAAAGAGCTGCTCAAGATCGAGTGA
- a CDS encoding GAF domain-containing protein → MSDEDRGRRTGRSDAPPQDLKKERDQFLRTFTKGARLTEESIAEFERMQGRLSELESENAELRAKVQADSAIRELLDKIAELERDKSDLLNRTQKAEAVSNEFSTRFHEIEGEFANLANLFVASNQLHASLSPRGVTRRIKEVLAQLVGAERYCIYLADRDRQELVPVAFEGVRGEELSPSPVDNGPVGTVFQSGEASVEEDSDPSKGSLLRPAAIVPLSVDDQVVGVIAIFSTLSQKTRFDTIDFELFKLLGQHAASALVSASLFVQAERKMPGLEAFLDLSV, encoded by the coding sequence ATGTCGGACGAGGATCGAGGTCGACGAACCGGGCGTAGCGATGCGCCGCCCCAGGATCTCAAGAAGGAACGCGATCAGTTCCTCAGGACATTCACCAAGGGTGCGCGGCTCACGGAAGAGTCCATCGCGGAGTTCGAGCGCATGCAGGGGCGGCTATCGGAGTTGGAGTCGGAGAACGCCGAGCTCAGGGCCAAGGTGCAGGCGGACTCCGCCATTCGGGAGCTGCTCGACAAGATCGCCGAGCTGGAGCGGGACAAGAGCGACCTGCTCAACCGCACCCAGAAGGCGGAAGCGGTCTCCAACGAATTTTCCACCCGCTTTCACGAGATCGAGGGGGAGTTCGCGAACCTCGCCAACCTGTTCGTCGCCAGCAATCAGCTCCACGCGAGCTTGTCCCCCCGCGGCGTCACGCGGCGCATCAAAGAGGTCTTGGCGCAGCTGGTGGGCGCGGAACGCTACTGCATCTACCTCGCGGATCGAGACCGCCAAGAGCTGGTCCCGGTCGCCTTCGAAGGCGTTCGCGGCGAGGAGCTGAGCCCGAGCCCCGTGGACAATGGGCCGGTCGGCACCGTCTTCCAGAGCGGGGAAGCCTCCGTGGAGGAAGATTCGGACCCGAGCAAGGGCTCGCTTCTGCGTCCGGCGGCCATCGTTCCCCTCTCCGTGGACGACCAAGTCGTCGGGGTGATTGCGATTTTTTCCACGCTGTCGCAAAAGACTCGCTTTGACACCATCGACTTCGAGCTCTTCAAGCTCTTGGGCCAGCACGCCGCCTCGGCGCTGGTCAGTGCCAGCCTGTTCGTTCAGGCGGAACGAAAAATGCCCGGGCTGGAAGCCTTCCTCGATCTCAGCGTTTGA
- a CDS encoding UbiA family prenyltransferase produces the protein MIAAARIVFDVFVYRVRRLEMANMVAAISLSLALALPGKQVLLRALFAAVLNLLAYLTNDYYDVDRDLEAGRALDKTRYLADHRRAAIGAQLGLAALLVALAFVIDVGLLIPAAAGAGICWAYSAKLKCVPVLDVLSMTLWGAAMPLVGAPIGSTLGWALAAQLGLFSTCFELIQVVRDREEDRAVGIETTAVRYGESTGRLLIRIAFVVSALYAVLVLHRVFGLALFAALLVPFGDDTSRYWTRIRMVLGVTWLFILGAVYLGGGAAGFLT, from the coding sequence GTGATTGCGGCGGCTCGCATCGTCTTCGACGTCTTCGTGTACCGCGTGCGCCGGCTCGAGATGGCGAACATGGTCGCGGCCATCTCGCTCAGCCTGGCGTTGGCGCTCCCCGGCAAGCAGGTGCTGCTGCGCGCGCTGTTTGCGGCCGTCTTGAATCTGCTCGCCTACCTCACGAACGACTACTACGACGTCGATCGCGACCTCGAGGCAGGCCGAGCACTGGACAAGACGCGCTACCTCGCCGACCACCGCCGCGCCGCCATCGGCGCGCAGCTCGGCCTGGCGGCGCTGTTGGTGGCCCTCGCCTTCGTGATCGACGTCGGCCTGTTGATCCCCGCGGCGGCCGGCGCGGGCATCTGCTGGGCGTACTCGGCCAAGCTCAAGTGCGTCCCGGTCCTCGACGTGCTCAGCATGACGCTGTGGGGCGCCGCGATGCCCCTCGTGGGCGCGCCCATCGGCAGCACCTTGGGCTGGGCGCTGGCCGCGCAGCTCGGCCTGTTCTCCACCTGCTTCGAGCTGATCCAGGTGGTGCGCGACCGGGAAGAAGATCGCGCCGTGGGCATCGAGACCACGGCCGTGCGCTACGGCGAGAGCACGGGCCGGCTGCTGATCCGGATCGCTTTCGTGGTGAGTGCCCTGTACGCCGTCCTCGTCCTCCACCGCGTGTTCGGCCTGGCGCTGTTCGCGGCGCTCTTGGTTCCTTTCGGCGACGACACCTCACGCTATTGGACGCGCATTCGCATGGTGCTCGGTGTCACCTGGCTCTTCATCCTCGGCGCGGTGTATCTGGGCGGCGGTGCCGCCGGCTTCTTGACGTAG
- a CDS encoding GNAT family N-acetyltransferase, with product MTSSFVHESPAYWDSDKARIVGGAPEGVFDFADQHEGDLVPGDWWHVEQDGKIVGYGWMDTVWGDAEVLVAVDPEARGSGIGTSIMDHLEQEARARGLNHLYNVIPDGHPDPTTLGRWLAKRGFSPSEDGRVLRRIVRRQLP from the coding sequence ATGACATCGAGCTTCGTTCACGAGAGCCCCGCCTACTGGGACTCCGACAAGGCCCGCATCGTCGGGGGAGCGCCCGAGGGGGTGTTCGATTTCGCGGACCAGCACGAGGGCGATCTCGTCCCCGGGGACTGGTGGCACGTGGAGCAGGACGGCAAGATCGTCGGCTACGGCTGGATGGATACCGTGTGGGGCGACGCCGAAGTGCTGGTGGCGGTCGATCCCGAGGCGCGCGGCAGCGGCATCGGCACCTCGATCATGGATCACCTCGAGCAGGAGGCCCGCGCCCGCGGGCTGAACCACTTGTACAACGTGATCCCCGACGGACATCCCGATCCCACGACTCTGGGCCGCTGGCTCGCCAAGCGCGGCTTCAGCCCCAGCGAGGACGGCCGCGTGCTACGCCGGATCGTGCGGCGTCAGCTGCCATGA
- a CDS encoding thioredoxin family protein codes for MRWLLCAALVLAACDDPPKPAPEKAAPARHVEIVSAPGSSEEATAVIQREAAKAKTDGKSLLVYVGAPWCEPCQRFHQAAARGDLDQAFPELRLLEFDHDRDEARLERAGCISRLIPLFAKPDAQGRCSDVRMEGSIKGPGAVAEITPRLARLLATASP; via the coding sequence ATGAGGTGGCTCTTGTGTGCGGCGCTCGTGCTCGCCGCGTGTGACGACCCGCCGAAGCCCGCCCCCGAGAAGGCCGCCCCCGCACGCCACGTGGAGATCGTGAGCGCGCCGGGGTCGAGCGAGGAAGCCACGGCCGTGATCCAGCGCGAGGCGGCCAAGGCGAAGACCGACGGCAAGAGCTTGCTGGTGTACGTGGGGGCGCCCTGGTGCGAGCCCTGTCAGCGCTTTCATCAGGCGGCGGCTCGAGGCGACCTGGATCAGGCCTTCCCCGAGCTCCGGCTGCTCGAGTTCGACCACGATCGGGACGAAGCTCGGCTGGAGCGGGCGGGCTGCATCTCGCGTCTGATTCCGCTGTTCGCCAAACCCGACGCCCAGGGCCGTTGCAGCGACGTGCGCATGGAGGGGTCCATCAAGGGACCGGGTGCCGTGGCGGAGATCACCCCGCGCTTGGCGCGGCTGCTGGCGACAGCCAGCCCCTGA
- a CDS encoding type 2 isopentenyl-diphosphate Delta-isomerase: MSDISQRKEDHLDLAIRGDVGFKETTTLFECVRLVHDALPELAFDELDTSLHLLGKRLRAPILIAGMTGGTERARRVNRELASIAQERGYAFGLGSQRAMQKNPDVASSYQVREVAPDVLLLGNIGVVQAAKATTSEIEGLVHSVEADALCVHLNPAMELVQADGDRDFRGALAAIERLVRELSVPVVAKETGSGLSRGVGRRLFAAGVRHVDVSGAGGTSWVAVETHRAPDERRGLGQTFWEWGIPTAASVAQVSDLGLSTVFATGGIQSGLDVAKAIALGASAGGIARPVLQAFENGGRAGAVAFLERVENELRMAMLLTGSRDLAALRTAPRTIAEPLRGWLSPAAAPSAG, from the coding sequence ATGAGCGACATCTCACAGCGCAAGGAGGACCACCTCGACCTCGCCATCCGGGGGGACGTGGGCTTCAAGGAAACCACTACCCTGTTCGAGTGTGTCCGGCTGGTTCACGACGCGCTGCCGGAGCTCGCCTTCGACGAGCTCGACACCTCCCTGCATCTGCTCGGCAAGCGCCTGCGGGCGCCGATCTTGATCGCGGGAATGACCGGCGGGACCGAGCGCGCCCGCCGGGTGAATCGCGAGCTCGCGTCCATCGCTCAGGAGCGCGGCTACGCATTCGGCCTCGGCAGCCAGCGCGCGATGCAGAAGAACCCCGACGTGGCGTCCAGCTATCAAGTGCGGGAGGTGGCGCCGGACGTGCTCCTGTTGGGCAATATCGGTGTGGTGCAGGCGGCCAAGGCGACCACGTCGGAGATCGAAGGCTTGGTTCACAGCGTGGAAGCCGACGCCCTGTGCGTTCACCTGAATCCCGCCATGGAGCTGGTGCAGGCGGACGGCGACCGCGACTTCCGCGGAGCCTTGGCGGCCATCGAACGACTGGTGCGCGAGCTTTCGGTGCCGGTGGTGGCCAAGGAGACGGGCTCGGGCCTGAGCCGCGGGGTGGGGCGCCGCTTGTTCGCGGCGGGCGTTCGCCACGTGGACGTGTCCGGCGCGGGGGGAACGTCCTGGGTCGCCGTGGAGACCCATCGGGCGCCCGACGAACGCCGGGGTCTGGGGCAGACGTTCTGGGAGTGGGGCATCCCGACCGCGGCCAGCGTCGCGCAGGTGAGCGACCTCGGTCTGTCCACCGTGTTCGCGACCGGCGGTATCCAATCGGGCCTCGACGTAGCCAAGGCGATCGCCCTCGGCGCCAGCGCCGGCGGCATCGCGCGTCCGGTGTTGCAGGCTTTCGAGAACGGCGGACGCGCCGGCGCCGTGGCCTTCCTCGAGCGCGTGGAGAACGAGCTCCGCATGGCGATGTTGCTCACGGGATCGCGGGATCTCGCTGCGCTCCGCACCGCCCCGCGCACGATCGCGGAGCCGCTCAGGGGCTGGCTGTCGCCAGCAGCCGCGCCAAGCGCGGGGTGA
- a CDS encoding polyprenyl synthetase family protein: MPSKTRTSKKKRRRKQPPQPPRPKAKAMAKNAFSALVSSVRRDVDARLESFLDGKVQALSAHGPEVVDLAAAVRDLCLRGGKRTRAALLVAGYRAASSTAPFEPALDAGVALELLHAYLLIHDDWMDEDTVRRGGPAVHAALSKKLRSKRLGERSGILAGDLAQAFATEALTRVQVSPSRLAKVLESFAQMQVDAVAGQHLDVLGRTRDVEKVYELKTSSYTVRGPLRVGAQLAGGSQKLLTTLDGFAAPVGVAFQLRDDLLSAFGDPAQTGKPFGSDLRSGKHTVLLTIALKRARGRDHRRLRAVVGNPKATHAQLEQAIEVIERSGAREAVEQRIDELSQAAIAALREGRVSAEGLAMLEGATRALTSRLS, translated from the coding sequence ATGCCTTCCAAGACGCGGACTTCCAAGAAGAAGCGGCGACGAAAGCAGCCTCCTCAGCCGCCGCGGCCGAAGGCCAAGGCGATGGCCAAGAACGCGTTCTCGGCGTTGGTCAGTAGCGTGCGCCGCGACGTCGATGCCCGCCTCGAGAGCTTCTTGGACGGCAAGGTACAGGCGCTGTCGGCGCACGGTCCCGAGGTCGTGGACCTCGCCGCCGCCGTTCGCGACCTGTGTCTCAGAGGCGGCAAGCGCACGCGGGCGGCACTGCTGGTCGCCGGCTACCGCGCCGCCAGCAGCACCGCGCCCTTCGAGCCGGCGCTGGACGCCGGTGTGGCGCTGGAGCTGTTGCACGCCTACCTGTTGATCCACGACGATTGGATGGACGAAGACACCGTGCGGCGCGGCGGTCCGGCGGTGCACGCGGCGCTGAGCAAGAAGCTCCGTTCCAAGCGCCTCGGCGAGCGCTCCGGAATCTTGGCTGGCGACCTGGCTCAGGCCTTCGCGACGGAAGCCCTCACTCGCGTACAGGTGTCTCCCAGCCGTCTGGCGAAGGTGCTGGAGAGCTTCGCTCAGATGCAGGTGGACGCAGTAGCCGGGCAGCACCTGGACGTGCTCGGGCGTACGCGGGACGTGGAGAAGGTCTACGAGCTCAAGACCTCGAGCTACACCGTGCGCGGTCCCCTCCGCGTCGGCGCTCAGCTTGCCGGCGGGAGCCAGAAGCTCCTGACCACGTTGGATGGCTTCGCCGCGCCGGTGGGTGTGGCGTTCCAGCTGCGCGACGACCTGCTCAGCGCCTTTGGCGATCCGGCGCAGACCGGCAAGCCCTTCGGCAGCGACCTGCGCAGCGGAAAACACACGGTTTTGCTGACCATCGCGCTGAAACGGGCGCGCGGTCGGGACCATCGTCGGCTGCGCGCGGTGGTGGGTAACCCCAAGGCCACCCACGCCCAGCTCGAGCAAGCCATCGAGGTCATCGAGCGCTCGGGCGCCCGGGAGGCGGTAGAGCAGCGCATCGACGAGCTGTCGCAGGCAGCGATCGCCGCACTGCGAGAGGGCCGCGTCTCCGCCGAAGGGCTGGCCATGCTCGAAGGCGCGACGCGAGCGCTGACGTCGCGCCTCAGTTGA
- the mvk gene encoding mevalonate kinase, with the protein MATANGKVILCGEHAVVYGVPAIAAGIERGARAQARRADASRLVLGNDAIQANDGSDVGKAFGALLATLDERDVEVRLEVDVPPGCGLGASAAMAVATARAVLELAAEPPSPERVLEAATAWERVFHGNPSGIDAAAAAARGCILFSRSEGARPVKVLEPLVLAVAVAGPPASTKVMVDSVAALKARRPEVVDKALEGIRSVVSNARLCIEHGDVIGLGRLMDLNQMLLAGLFVSTEEIENACAIARTAGALGAKLTGAGGGGAVIALCEESADAVLAAWRSAGIECFGTRVRETDR; encoded by the coding sequence ATGGCCACGGCAAACGGCAAGGTGATCCTCTGCGGCGAGCACGCCGTGGTGTATGGAGTGCCCGCCATCGCCGCCGGCATCGAGCGGGGCGCGCGTGCCCAGGCGCGTCGGGCCGATGCCTCGCGTCTGGTGCTCGGGAACGACGCCATCCAAGCCAACGACGGTAGCGACGTGGGCAAGGCGTTTGGCGCGCTGCTGGCAACGCTGGACGAGCGCGACGTCGAGGTGCGGCTCGAGGTAGACGTCCCTCCCGGTTGCGGCCTGGGCGCATCCGCCGCCATGGCCGTCGCCACGGCGCGGGCGGTGCTCGAGCTCGCGGCGGAGCCGCCGTCGCCGGAGCGAGTGCTCGAAGCAGCCACCGCCTGGGAGCGCGTGTTTCACGGCAATCCCTCCGGCATCGACGCCGCGGCGGCGGCCGCCCGGGGGTGCATCCTTTTCAGCCGCAGCGAGGGCGCGCGCCCCGTGAAGGTGCTCGAGCCGTTGGTCCTCGCCGTGGCCGTCGCCGGGCCCCCGGCCAGTACCAAGGTGATGGTGGATTCCGTGGCGGCGCTCAAGGCGCGGCGGCCCGAGGTGGTGGACAAGGCCCTGGAAGGCATCCGCTCGGTGGTTTCCAACGCTCGCTTGTGCATCGAGCACGGAGACGTCATCGGCCTCGGTCGATTGATGGATCTGAATCAAATGCTCTTGGCGGGGCTGTTCGTGTCCACGGAGGAGATCGAGAACGCCTGCGCCATCGCGCGCACCGCGGGGGCCCTGGGCGCCAAGCTCACGGGAGCCGGCGGCGGCGGCGCGGTGATCGCGCTGTGCGAAGAATCCGCCGACGCAGTGCTCGCCGCTTGGCGGAGCGCAGGCATCGAGTGCTTCGGCACTCGCGTGCGGGAGACCGACCGGTGA
- the mvaD gene encoding diphosphomevalonate decarboxylase, protein MSEAHAIAHANIALAKYWGKADVARNLPAVPSLSLTLDALRTFTRVRFDAGLGDDRVELDGAVAEGKARDRVVALLDRVRAEAGLDARAQVESVNDFPTAAGLASSASGFAALALAARAAAGLPEDPSRVSDLARASSASAARSVYGGWVALGAGATSADRVAGPEQLSVCMWVAITVKGPKDVGSTEGMEHTRATSPYYPVWVHHAPVLFEEVRRAVLERDFPTLGAAMEQSALMMHASMLAARPAIRYFAPATLAAMDAVRALRKGGIAAYYTMDAGPHVKVLCQLERADEVGHALASVPGVERAIRCLPGPDARLVSAEEWAAR, encoded by the coding sequence GTGAGCGAAGCCCACGCGATCGCCCATGCGAACATCGCCCTCGCCAAGTACTGGGGCAAGGCGGACGTCGCGCGGAACCTGCCGGCGGTTCCCAGCTTGTCGCTGACGCTGGACGCACTTCGCACCTTCACGCGCGTGCGTTTCGATGCGGGGCTCGGGGACGATCGCGTCGAGCTCGATGGCGCCGTCGCCGAGGGCAAGGCGCGGGACCGCGTGGTGGCGCTTTTGGATCGCGTGCGCGCGGAGGCGGGCCTCGACGCTCGCGCCCAGGTCGAGTCCGTCAACGACTTCCCGACCGCAGCGGGCTTGGCGTCGAGCGCTTCGGGCTTCGCGGCGCTGGCGCTCGCGGCGCGGGCGGCGGCGGGCCTGCCCGAAGACCCGTCGCGGGTCAGCGATCTGGCGCGCGCCAGCAGCGCCTCGGCGGCACGCTCCGTCTACGGCGGCTGGGTCGCGCTGGGCGCGGGAGCGACGAGCGCCGACAGAGTGGCAGGCCCCGAGCAGCTTTCGGTGTGCATGTGGGTCGCGATCACCGTCAAGGGACCGAAGGACGTGGGCTCCACGGAAGGGATGGAGCACACGCGAGCGACGAGCCCGTACTACCCGGTGTGGGTGCATCACGCCCCAGTGCTGTTCGAAGAGGTGCGGCGCGCCGTGTTGGAGCGCGACTTCCCCACCCTGGGTGCGGCGATGGAGCAAAGCGCGCTGATGATGCACGCGTCCATGCTCGCCGCGCGCCCGGCGATCCGCTACTTCGCGCCGGCCACGCTGGCGGCGATGGACGCAGTGCGCGCCTTGCGCAAGGGCGGCATTGCCGCCTACTACACCATGGACGCGGGACCTCACGTGAAGGTGTTGTGCCAGCTCGAACGCGCCGACGAGGTGGGCCACGCGCTAGCGTCCGTGCCGGGCGTGGAGCGCGCGATCCGCTGCCTGCCCGGACCCGACGCACGCCTCGTGAGCGCCGAGGAGTGGGCCGCGCGATGA